The region cctccacgcccacgtcgttcctctgctgctgctgccgccggcgactccatcccgttcaccgcgtacacggtcgacgggagagcaggtctccgaaaccacgcccttctggttcctgtacggggtgaggggcgaatatgtttttgggcagcgattacgcgactgctcgcttccgatcgtctacttcctctacgtccgcgccgccttcatcatcaccatgtccaccgaccccgaccgtgtcgccgccgagaaagctgaagccgacaagaaggccaccaaagccgcggcctctgcatggctactggagggtataactcgcttatcccgctcctgattaatttcatattagcagtactagcagtatgtgtagatttgtctactgtttgcttagtacgtgcatgtttagattaaagtcagtacgtcatcaacttagtcaatatcatgctagtgatttactcgtggattaatttaatcgagaaattgcctatttactcaacaagaaGGCCACCGGAGATGAAAGGGAGACAGAGGAGAAGAAGGTGCATGTGGGCCCTACCTGGTCATAACGGTCAACTAACTGTTTACATAACAGTGTTGACTTTTTTTGCCATGTGGAGCTGACGAGCAGGGCCGCCATGCCATAATCATGATTAAAACTTAAGCACCTGGTCActagggttttttgaaacagcgaacCAAAATTGTGGTAGCattttgaaaaattaaaaaaaccGATAATTTTTTGTAGACATAGCCTGTAACGTGGTAGTTTTTTGCTATATACTCCAAAATCAAGTATCTGTTTCACCCCTAGGTCATATATAAGTTGTAATATAATAGGTCGGGTTCTCTTCAATCTTTCCTTCTGGCTGGTTGCCTATATTCCCTCGAACCGCCGGAGGCACCACGCGCCACGACGGCACCGCCTACGCGGACTCACTCAAGAACCAGTGTGTACCGGCAGCCAGAGGTGCCGTCGGCGACATGCATGGTGGAGCCGGAGAACCCCCCACATTAATTTCTACTTCctatgtttctaaatataagtctttttagagatttcactatgtactacatatggagcaaaatgagtgaatctatacctaaaatatgtctatatacatccgtgtaTAATTTGTAGTGGAATGTCTTATATTTAGGAGCGGAGGGAGTATAACGTATGATTTTTTTTCAGTACCACTCTCAGTGACATTCATACTTTCAGCGAATGTACATATTCTGAGTGCAGCACGGCATTCAGTCAGGGATTACATCGGACACCCAATATTCATGTCTGCAAATAATGCATGCTTAGCACATCTGTGGGCTCCATCATTTTCCTCTCTCCCAGCAAATCATAGCTCAAACCCTGGAAATTTGAGAGATAGGTGCGCATCTCTTGAATAATATGGCTACCAAACGACCAGTCATTCCCTTGATGCCCGTGGTCCTCCAGGGCTTTACAATCAGATCCAGTGATGATCTTGATCCAACGCCGTTCAGCAGCCAACACCATGGCATCCGGACAGGCCAAGACTTCGCTTACAAAGAGCAGCACATCCCTAATTTCAATGCACCAGACGTACAAGTTTACGTGCAACAATGAACTTAATATTTGTTTCCTCGGTTAGAGAACATCTGTTTAGACCATATGACCGGTACAACAACCCAAGAAAACTTCAATAATAACCATGAGCAGTATATTCATACTAAAATCAGATAAACTCATAAAGTACAAAAGGAGAGCGAGACATTTTGTATCGTGTCTATGTTGTGATTGGACAATACTGTGGCACAACTAGTTCAAATTCTGTCACCGGCAGCGTCTAAAAAATAATCTTCATGTTATAGCTCAGTACTCCTTATCAACATTTGTGTTTTGGATCCCCTAAAATACAAAGACAGCCAACATCAGCAACTTATAGTTATAATGAAGTTATCTAAAGCTTAAAATTAAACTAAATACATTGAGGCTTTGTATTTGTGATATGATAGGAAAGGTTTAATGGACATATGCACCGGGCAAGTTGAAGGAAATTTCAGAGGGTGCGGTACAAATTGTAAGAAATAGAAATGTAATATCTTGTGCATGATCAGTCAGCGATCAGACAACCCAAAAACACATTTAAACACATGGATATAATTGAAACTCAAGAGGCATCAAAAGCACAGTAGCAATGGGCTAGAGTCAGAGTACACCACTAACTAATCCACCAAAAATTCTAGCAAACTAGCAAATCTCGACACCTAGTTTGTAACCTCATTGTTAAGACTGTCACACAACATAATGAGATGGTGGTTAAATTGTTCTCCACGATGAAGGGTCAACCCTGTTTCGAGAAAGAAAGAACGGATGAAGTCTATTCATGCCCCGATGACCTATGTGTTGCCATAAGAAAAAATAGACCATCAACAGTTAACTGGCAGCTGATGTTTCTGGAACGTAGCAGAATTCACCTTCACACTTCGTTAAGTGCATAGACAGATCAACTGACAATATCTAAAATATTCAAAGCACTGTTTTTTTGTTTTACCATGTGAAGCATGCTGTCTTAATCCTTTTCTTCATATATGACACATGACATCTTATGTTCCAAAGTTAGATATCTACACCGCAGTCGATTCACATCTTTCCCAAATTAGATGGATATGACCACCTAACAAGTGCAGACATCAAAGTGATTGTTTTCATCTTGAGGTATTATACATATTTGAAGTGTTTTACTGTGATAGTAAAATGGAGTTAAATATCCATGAAATGCAAATTATATGGAATACTCAAGTTATGAAAAAGAATGGATTTGAGTGCAATTTTGAATTAACAAAATAAAAGAATGAAGAATATTTTAACCTCTTATCTGATAAGCAATCAAAGCATTCGAACTGCTCAATGAACAATAAAGAAAGAGCTAACGTCTTGACTAAGAAAGAAATAGCTCCAGTTAATCACTACACTAAAAAACGCAATAAGATGAGAAATATGTAAATAAACCAAAATCACTGTTATGTTGAGGTACCTTAATTTAGAGCCTTTCGAAAAAACTTGGTTGTCCATCATGAGCTGCTTCTCGCCTTGCAAAGAACTTATGGTCGACAAGGCTTTCTTTGAACCTATGCCCAATAATGCTCAAACCTTGTGACTCATGATTCCATTGGAATTCGTCTAGAAACTTGCCAGTACTGTCACAATGGAACATGTAACGTGCATATATACTATAGACGAGCACATCTCCCTTGTCGGAGAAAATGAAATGCCGTGTATCTGTCAAGTGGTACAAGCTCTCCATGGGGAATTTAACATGGTACTTGAATGCCCATACCTCCCTCTCATAGTCCTCTACCACCCAGATTCTGACGATTGTCCTCCGATCGTCGAagcaactgaagccgatcgaaccttccATGTCGCACAAGCGAGTGCAGGAACTGGTAGCACCAGGCGGGCAGCACATGGATCTGAATGACTCAGCCACTGTGTTGAAAACGACTATGTCCCCGACATCATAGCGAAGCCAGCTAGGTTCCCAATGCAGGCAGTTGCGAAACATGATGGGTGGGGCCACATTAATAGTGGTCATCACGTTCGCAGCTATCATAGATTTCTTAATGGCAGGGATCTCCGAAGGAACTCGGATGCACCTCGGCGAGCCTCTCCGCTGCACCGTAAGGATGTAGCAGGAAGCTTCTTTCACTCGTTCATTCCCTTTCCAGTGTCTCTTTTTCCAGTAGAGGACACGGTACTCACCTGACGTGTGGTGGAGGTATAACGCGGctatcacaattttgatgtggccagCGGTGGTGAGGTTTCGGAGGGGAGCGCACTGACGCGTGGCTGGGTTGCAGATGCTGAAGCTCTCGTTAGATCGGCTGAGCAGGAGGAGGCCGTCACAGGAGGCGTGCAGCTTGAAGCCACTACGATTGTTGTTGTAGTCGTCGAACACGACGATGGGCCGGCCACGGCCGCACATTGGGAGGCCATCCGCTCTACTTGTACAGAATGTGCGGTAGAGCGCGACCAGGGGGAGCGACGGCTGGCGCCGGTGATGGGCTAGCAGGAAATCAGGGGCAGAGGCGAGGCGGAGCCAGTAGCGACAAACCGCGCGGCAGCGGAGGATGTCCCTGGCTGGAAGGCGGACAAGGATCTCACACGCCACGATCTCATCCGGGAggcggtcgagggcggcggcggcggcgcggcggcagcggcgcgtGCGCTTCGATACAGGTTCCCCGTTGGCCTCACGCTCGAACACAACCCCGTCGTCGGTGGCTTGCCCTAGCTCGGCCCCGGCGGTGGATGTGGGATCTCGTATCGGGAGAGACACGACAAGTATCCGCCGCGGGAGCAGCGGGCGGCCGGGGCCCCTTGTCCTGGCCATAGCGATACCCTAGCAAGAGCAGAAGCGACTGCGGCCGATTGGAGGCTTCGGTTAGGTTTTGTGCACGTGAGACCAAGAttttggttaccgaatgaggcAATTTTACCGAGGGGGACGGATAAATGCGGTTACCACGGTTACCACGAAATACCGAGAAAATTTCGaatgaaattttttgaattcaaaaaTTTTAACACCAAaactattttttttgaaattttgacagcaTCACCCCTATATTGATGGCATATAAGCAGTTTATAGCAATAGTAACTGGCCTTAAGAGACCCACAACACATATAACAATAGAACGACCAACAAAAATATACAATTCTCATAAACCATCAGCCACAAGCCCACGAGATTGCAGTCTAATAATATAGCTTCAGACTTTAGAGACTAAACTTAAGATTAGACACAGGAAGACACATAGCAGTCCAACAACaaaagaagtgcagccagtatataTTACAGTCCCATAACAAAAGACCATCGATTCGGTCAATTACACAGTACATAGCATTGAGCAACAAACCAAATTGTCATTCAGTTCCTTCTAGACTTGCAAGTCTCCTTCGTTAAAACGAATCAAGCTGCCAGTGAGCAAATTAGATGTCATGTTGTTAGCAAACAAATTTGTTTATATTATCATGTCTTAGAATTTGTTGACAATATATAATAAATGGATGCATGGCATGAGATAGCAGTAAGCATATAAAATTTTGGGTGGCAGCAAGCAAACAGACAAAGTTAGCACTTCATTAttaccttcctcttcctccttttTCTTGTAGACTTCCGCAGAGGTTCACTGTTTTCGTTAGGCAGCACGTCATTGTTACCTACAAAAATTACAAGTTAGCACTTGAACCACACAAATTCATATAATGTTAATATAAACTAAAGGGCTTTGACCTTCATCATCCTCCCCATCATCTACATCCtctgccccctcttcctcctcttcctcctcacttgGAGGCATCCCACTTCCTCTAGTTCTCTTTTGTCCCACCTCTACGACCACTGGACAATCACCATCACCATCATACGCATCCTCATCTTGCATGGAATCACTTGTTGAGTTGCCCAGCCAATCCATGATTTCGTTGTTACAATCATAGAGAGAGGTATTCATCAACAACGCACAAGTATCAACCTCTTTCTCTTTTGTCTCACCAAGAATTAGTCGGATTCGCAGCCCAAGGTTGTAGTGGCAAAAAACCATCTTGTGCAACTTTTCAAAACCAAGACGGTTCCTCACTAGTGTATGCACTAAAGCGTATGTGCTCCAATTCCGCTCACAACCGCTTGAAGAGGTGCATTGAGAAACAATCTGAATAGCATACTTTTGAAGCACCGGTGTAGTATCTCCAAATGTTATCCACCACTCAGTTGGGGACACCTTTTCAGCTGCACTACGAGGGTACATGCCTTCAAAAGCCCCTCTTGTATTGACATAAGAGTGAACTTCAGGAATCATAGCAATGAACTCTGAAGGACTAGCCAACTTCTTAAGTGCTGCATTGAGTGCCCTCATGTGTGATAGACTTTTTCCAAAGTTATACTTGTAGTGACTTGCCGGGTCCAGAACACCGGCTATAGAATGGAAAGACAGCAGGGCAACAAGAATTAGTTTGCAATGACCATAGAAATGACAGCAATAAGAATAATTAGCATTTTACCAACAATAACAATTCTATGGCAGCAAGAACTATTACCTGCAACCATGAATGTGTTTTTGTATAAATGCTCAACCCTTTTGTCAACCACATTTAGGTACTCGTGTTGGTCTATAGAATCATGAGAAAACAATGAACTCAATTGATGCCTAGCATGCATCATCTTTGTCATAAAGCCAGAAAGTGACCCAAGCTTTTGTGAATCAGCATATCGAAGTATGCTATATATTGGGCCAATTAAATCCAGCACCCGCTTCACACCATTCCACCAGGTCCTACTTATCAAACAATCATATGTGTAGTCATAATCAACCTCGGAACTCCATGAGCTATTTTGATGTGCTCATACACAAATATTGCTGCCCTATCTCTTCAATCACTTCTTTGACAACTTCGGTCACGAGTTGGACAACATGTTGCTGCCCTATCTCTTCAATCACTTCTTTGATGTGCTCATACACAAATATTGAATTTTGCATGTGTCCAGTGGCATTAACAGATTTGTGGAAATACATACGCCCATTGGAGAACACCATAAAGTTTATAATGCTCATCCGTGAAGGGCCAGTCCACGAATCTGACATGATAGTGACACCATATGTGGGCCAATCATCTTTGAAATTGGCCACATACTGCTGCAACTCTTCATAGTTGGTATTTAAATATATTCCATCAATATCTATCCCTTTAGGGGCAGGCACCCCTTTGCCAAGGTCTTGAGTCAATTTTATTGCTCCTACAAAGTATGGACAATTGGCTTTGTGCCCAGGGATGTCATTAGCATGAAACCATTTTGCCCAAGCCTTCCCAATCCTAGATTCGTATTCCACCTTGTTAATACACGCCTCCATTGTCTGTTGTGGCCTAGTCTTGCTATATGCAAAATCAACGTCAAAAAAGTCTTTGACACCACTTGAGCTGCTCCCTACACTTCCTTTAACAACGCTGGTTCTCCCGTGATCTCCACGTAATGAATTTCGTAGGGTCTGCTGGAGtatctcatcatcttcatcttcacaaTCAATATGTATTGATGCACCTTGACTGTTTATATGATTGACCTCATCTACCACTCTTTTCTTTCCTTCTTTGGAAGTCCTCCTTCGGGCCTCTCCCTCTGGAATGGCTTTCCGAAAAATGGCAACTACATGATGAGGTGCATTCATGCAAGAGAAGACATGAGGGCCCAATCCAGCTATATGCTGCTTGAATCGGGTTGCACCCCCACCATGTCTAAGTAAAGAACAATATCCACACTCCCATGCTTGTCCTTCCAATGATTTCCCATGACACCATATGTTTGTTACATCATTTGCATTACCTTAAACCAAAATACAGAAGCTTATGTAATTATGTTCCATTTAACTTGGATTGACTACGACAACTTCTATAAAATAAGGTGAAGCGTTTAGTTATAGCGGGCATATTGGGTTCTTCTACTCAGGTATAAGTCGAGTGAAGTTACACAGCTTAGTTGCATCTCTTGGATATGTGCTTTCAGTTAACTAGGCCGAGTGAAGTGTGTAACCTGCTGCACATTACTACAAAAGAAGTTGATCCACCTAGTAAATACTGGTATTTGGGACTACTTCTATTTCTGTAAACTAGTTTGATTCAAGACAAAATGAAAGCATACTAGACAGGAAATTAGAAACAAAAATGAACGTAGATCCACAAGGACACAACCCTACCTTTAGTTGGTTCTTTAATCGGCAGTGGAACCTCCGGGCCTCTGCTTATGCCACCCTGACGAGCCACCCCGGTGGCAAATCCGCTTCGGTTGATGTCATCCAGAAATCCCGTTGCTTGTCCTCCCGATGAACGGCCGACGGGGATAGTTGCACTGCCGCTGCCATGACCTCTCCCATGACACGCGAGAATAGCCTCTTGATCTGGGAATGGGATATGGACGCCGGCGACGACCCCCACTGTTCGCAACCCGCCATCGCCATCGCCACTGCCCCGCCCCATCCCCCTTCCAACACCCGCCATGCCGGAGGGCGCCCCAGGTGGACGATGTGAAGCGGTGAGATCACGGTGGCGCTGCTGTGAGAAAGAGATCTAAGGGTGGATTgggcgacgccgccgccgccgtctcactCACGCCCAGCAGCCTATTTCTTGCGGGGACTCGATTTGGGGAGAAAGACGGCTAGGTTTCCTGCGTGGTTGTGTTCCGGTGTGTGTAGGCTTCCTCTGGCTTGGCTGGGCCGTGCAAAAAATTCAAACGGGCCGGTATAATTTGCTCGGTAGGCCCATTTACCGGGGGGCATCGATAATCGCGGTAACCGCTCGGTAAATGGAAATTTCGCTCGGTTACCAAATCCTTGGGTGAGACGACGATGATCGGCTGGCTTGGCTTCGTCTATGTGGATCCCTTTGCGTAGCTTGGGCCTTCTTTGCATGCAAGGCGAATCCAGAAGCCTTTGGGCCGCACCGAATCTTCCACCTCGGCGAATCGACCGCCTACGGCAGCAAGTAATTTTTGGGGAAATACACTTTGGAACCTGCATGTATATACACCCTATatgggatttttttattattttaataaaaattcaaaataggtaagaactattttgacaaaacacttgacttacttttgcactagtaaaaaaatctggatgaaaaaaaaaacaaaagttgACTTCACAGCAAAGaagacaaaatttatttgctattataggtcactattcacactattttagccaaaaatttgtcttttttgaaaagaagtcaaagggaTATTTTTTTTGTGGATTTATTTTCTCACGAGTACaatagaaggtcaagtttatttcaaaaatattttcaggaatttttgacttttGGTTGAATTACTAATTTTTTTTTGCATATAGGGTGTATATACACCCATAGACCATAAGTTCCCTCCCGTAATTTTTGCGTGTATATTTGGGCGAGTTGTCGACGCCGCACTTGACCTGCTTCCCTCcccacccccccaaaaaaaacttgaCCAGCTGCTTCCCAAACACCTGGACTCCCACGGCTATTACTCCTTCACGACTCGGTTTGACTCTCAGAAGGGCGATGGCATTGTTGGGAAGCCAGCCACTTACCAGAGGGGCAGAGCATCTGTTGGCTATCCACATCAACTTACCCTCTGGCTTCAGAATGCTATGGCAGCAGATCAGGGACCTCATTCGCTTGGATCTTCCCACTAGGGACGCAATCGTGCTCCTGTTAATTAGTGGCCTCACCGGAGTGGGTTTGGCTGATGATGGTGGCCAGCTACTGATGATGTTATgtatctagggtagggtcatggacctatctaggataccatacccaaggatttTCTTAGacaaagctaccttccagtcgaccaagagagactccattCGAcgaagagagactccactcgaccggctagaagacactcgaccatgaagactcactcgaccaccaggagttcaggatctactctgtatccaaacggtctgtaattaagtagtcttaatggtcatgatgacactttatgtaaggcgttaccagtaacgcccggccttaatgtactttaaccctctgctacgtgggtaggcgggggtcctggcgtcctctatataagccaaccccctccactggtagaagggttcgcacccctgtaactcatatacacataaaccagtcgaccgcctcagggctccgagacgtagggcttttacttcctcagagaagggcctgaactcgttaaaacactcgtgtgtacaactactccatagctaggatcttgcctctccatacctaccccccattctactgtcagacttagaaccacgatagttggcgcccaccgtggggcgggtgtcttagcgacttttttggagaagttgcaatttgtccgatcgccttcatcatggtttccgacggagctctggtcgagggccgcgagatccgtctcggcgcgctcactttcatcgccgacgactccgcttggctccaggaggcaccactcgacatcgacgccctccccgtccgcggggcgacgcactttcgggcgcgTGTCTGCGGCgtcttgctgcggcagccgtcgaccccataccggtcgactcctacgccgtcctccctccctgtctcccaccagcgcaagcgctccggtcggttgaggctccagcgatgggtgagacacgcagtggctcgccaatcggccaccacccaagtcgcggcaattgagcccgacgaatctctctacggcctgttcgactagctccgtagagactgcatccgagtgtgatagcagtGATCCCGCGGCGGagatcctgatggtcaacgggcctcgtagtcctcccggtttcccccgcgacgACGGGATGGACGACGGGGGCAACCCCGCTCAAGAccacgaagagtatcagcccgagccactcacttctcagcagagggaagaacttcaccgccggaacatggatgccctgcatactcccattgcaggagaaactcctgaggctcgtgccctggaagaggcacgtttagccaacttggctgaacgcacttgactggagaacctccagcgagcactcgacgagcgtgcgcgtcaacgagtgaccaactccaaccgacgtcagctctttccgcaaccgactcaggtatatcgaaccccaattcagaatttggcagctgcagcccgtatagcggagtcaattcagccctctcagtcagaggctggaagaggcttgatgcagatcagagatttgctccgggcagcaggagatcagaattcagctgtgtcacagtcgcgcaacaggattcacagtcgatctgtcgctgcgaatactgttcagtcggctcacagtccaaggtcgcctccgaggcgcgtgggacgtgaaggccggcgggaccactatgatgatcaatttgatcgtgatgacaggcgtcgattgcccactcctcccccgagaagtgggtctaacgcccatcagcagcaagatgacagacgccagctcagtgttgggcggagagctccagtcgaccccagagagccaggctttgacgcgagatccatcatcgtgcaaggtttggtcgaccggaacagagctcatagaggtggccatgacagagatgtgcccacaagcagccgagtccatgtttcaggtccagaatgttttagcagagccatcagagccgcagtgatactccccaactttaggttggcgactggggtgagtaagttcaccggagagtctaagcctgaaacttggcttgaagactaccgagtggctgttcagattggtggcggtaatgatgaggtggccatgaagcatttgccacttatgctagagggttcggccagggcgtggttgaatcagttagctcctagcagcatttacacctgggaagatctttcccgagtgttcgtcaggacgttcgagggaacttgcaagcgacctgccgGATTGAATGAActgcaagtttgtgtacaaaagttgagtgaaacactgagagattacatccagagatggatcactttgcatcatactgtagagaatgtgtcagaccatcaagcggtctgcgccttcaaggatggtgtcaagaacagagagttgagcttgaagtttggtcgaactggagatatgaccctgagtcggatgatggaaatagccaccaagtacgccaatggcgaagaagaggaccgactccggagtggcaagtacaagccgagtcagtcggataaaggaaactccagtcggaagcagaagcggaaggccgagccagctgctcctagagaggctctggccgtgactcagggcaaattcaaagggaagcccaaaggatcttggaaccccaagaaggtaaaagataaggaaggtaatgacgtgatggatctaccgtgtcatatccacacgaagaaagacgaagagggtaacttcatctacccaaagcataccactctccagtgccggctcttaatccagcagtttcaagggaaacagccgaaggacaaagagaaggagtcggacaaggctgaggacaaggaggacagtgatggagagtaccctcatgtcaactccactctgatgatttttgctgatgtagagagcaaaagtcgactgaaagtgatcaaccatgaggtcaatatggtcgccccggcgacaccaaactatctgagatggtcgcaaactcccattacttttgACTAGTCAGACcatcctactcacattgccacccctgggaggcaagcgctggtggtggacccagtcgtcgaaggcactcgactgacgaaggtattgatggatggcggcagcgggttgaatatactgtatgcagagacgctcaagggaatgggcattccgatgtccaggctcagttccagcaacatgagttttcacggagtcatcccaggaaagaaggctgagtcactcggccaaatagctctggatgtagtgttcggcgactcgaagcatttccgcaaagagaaactgacatttgaagtcgtggatttccgaagcgcctaccacgctattttgggaagaccagcctacgcccACTTCAtgactcgaccatgttatgtgtacctcaagttaaagatgcctggccccaaaggcgtgatcaccatcactggcaccCAGAAGAAAGCAGaatagtgtttccagaaaggctcaaagattgcggatgaccagataacggtggtagagctggaggaatacaagaagaatgcagatccgagtgatttactgcgggTCAAGAAACCCGCcatagagtcagcatttcagtcgtccggtgagacgaagccagttcatatccacccgactgaccccaatgcagctccgacccatatttccacaacactcgactctaaataggaagaagcgctcatccagttcctccgtgagaactgggacatctttgcatggaagccagctgacatgccgggtgttcccagggggctggatgagcatcgccttagagtcgattcaaaagcaaaagctgttaaagaacatcttcgacggtccgccgttcagaagaaaaaagccattggcgaggaggtggctcgactccttgcagcagagttcattcgagagatataccactccgagtggctcgccaatgtcgtcatggtccccaagaaggacaactcacttcgcatgtgcattgatttcaaacatatcaatcgggcctgcccgaaagatcattttcctctccctcgcatcgactaaATTGTggactcgaccgcagggtgcgagagattgtcttttctagacgcttattctgggtatcatcagatccgtctgtatggacctgacgaaatcaaaacatctttcatcactccattcgggtgcttttgctatatcaccatgccattcggcctcaagaatgccggagccacgttcatgagaatgattcaaaagtgtttactcactcaaatcagtcggaatatggaagcgtacatggatgatatcgtggtcaagtcgcgaaaaggttccgacctattgactgacctagctgaaacatttgccaacctcagaaggtatgacatcaagctcaatccatcgaagtgcacattcggagtacctggcggaaagttactcggttttctcgtttcagaacgaggaatcgatgctaacccagaaaaagttggcaccatactccgaatgaaatgccctatgcgtgtgcacgacgtccagaagattactg is a window of Triticum dicoccoides isolate Atlit2015 ecotype Zavitan chromosome 2B, WEW_v2.0, whole genome shotgun sequence DNA encoding:
- the LOC119368898 gene encoding uncharacterized protein LOC119368898 encodes the protein MRALNAALKKLASPSEFIAMIPEVHSYVNTRGAFEGMYPRSAAEKVSPTEWWITFGDTTPVLQKYAIQIVSQCTSSSGCERNWSTYALVHTLVRNRLGFEKLHKMVFCHYNLGLRIRLILGETKEKEVDTCALLMNTSLYDCNNEIMDWLGNSTSDSMQDEDAYDGDGDCPVVVEVGQKRTRGSGMPPSEEEEEEEGAEDVDDGEDDEGNNDVLPNENSEPLRKSTRKRRKRKLDSF